The following coding sequences lie in one Antricoccus suffuscus genomic window:
- a CDS encoding DUF3151 domain-containing protein, whose product MAIGEDLMAQPPSTKLTDNPDAARRLTGGDDPAEVAASYPTYSAAWATLAERAIADGRVIEAYAYARTGYHRGLDALRRSGWKGFGAVPWNHEPNRGVLRCFFVLANAAQQIGETEEYDRLIQLLNDSDPEALAALQAK is encoded by the coding sequence ATGGCTATAGGCGAAGACTTGATGGCGCAACCGCCGTCCACGAAGCTGACCGACAACCCCGACGCGGCACGGAGACTTACTGGTGGAGACGATCCGGCAGAGGTGGCCGCGAGCTACCCGACGTACAGCGCTGCTTGGGCGACGCTAGCCGAACGGGCAATTGCTGACGGACGGGTAATCGAGGCGTATGCGTACGCTCGCACCGGCTATCACCGAGGGCTCGATGCGCTGCGGCGTAGCGGATGGAAGGGCTTTGGCGCGGTCCCGTGGAACCACGAGCCCAACCGCGGTGTACTGCGGTGCTTCTTCGTCCTCGCTAACGCGGCACAGCAAATCGGTGAGACCGAGGAGTACGACCGGCTCATTCAACTGCTGAACGACAGCGATCCGGAGGCTTTGGCCGCGCTGCAAGCGAAATAG
- the pcaD gene encoding 3-oxoadipate enol-lactonase: protein MTDTNLEQPLAFTDEGNPAGPPVVLSSSLGTTRAMWDPQVDALGAQFRVVRFDHLGHGQSDVPAGPYTLDQLGQNVLRLMDSLAIDKTSFVGLSMGGIIGMWLGVHAPDRLHRLVLMCTAAHFPTEESWRERAATVRAHGVAAVSESVLDRWFTDDLRATDPDSVAPYLAMVRATPAEGYAGSCEALGGADLREEIRTISAPTLAIAGADDPSTTPEALRFIAERVPGAQLEIVPQAAHLANVEQPDTVNTLLLTHLAGQGT, encoded by the coding sequence ATGACCGACACCAACCTGGAACAACCCCTCGCGTTCACCGACGAAGGAAATCCCGCCGGTCCGCCGGTGGTGCTGAGCAGCTCTCTCGGCACCACCCGCGCGATGTGGGATCCGCAGGTCGACGCCCTCGGTGCGCAGTTCCGCGTCGTACGTTTCGACCACCTCGGCCACGGTCAGTCCGACGTACCGGCCGGGCCTTATACGCTCGACCAACTCGGGCAAAACGTCCTGCGACTCATGGATAGTCTCGCGATTGACAAGACGTCATTCGTCGGGCTGTCGATGGGCGGGATCATCGGCATGTGGCTCGGCGTACACGCGCCGGACCGGTTGCACCGACTCGTGCTCATGTGCACGGCCGCGCACTTCCCCACCGAGGAGTCATGGCGCGAGCGGGCCGCGACGGTCCGAGCACACGGAGTCGCCGCGGTCTCCGAGTCCGTCCTCGACCGATGGTTCACCGACGACCTGCGCGCCACCGATCCGGACTCGGTCGCGCCGTACCTCGCGATGGTGCGGGCGACACCGGCCGAGGGGTACGCCGGCAGCTGCGAGGCGCTCGGCGGCGCCGACCTGCGTGAGGAGATCCGGACCATCTCCGCGCCGACCCTTGCCATCGCCGGCGCGGATGACCCATCCACCACTCCCGAGGCCCTGCGTTTCATCGCCGAACGGGTGCCGGGCGCGCAGCTGGAGATCGTGCCGCAAGCAGCGCACCTGGCCAACGTCGAACAACCGGACACTGTCAACACGCTCCTGCTCACCCATCTCGCCGGGCAAGGGACGTGA
- a CDS encoding adenylosuccinate synthase, translating to MPAIVLIGAQWGDEGKGKATDLLGGKVKYVVRYQGGNNAGHTVVTPDGEKFALHLIPSGILTPGCTPVIGNGVVVDPHVLVDEMAGLAARGVDVAQIKLSADAHLIMPYHVAMDKVSERYLGNAKIGTTGRGIGPCYQDKIARIGVRVQDLLDPSILAQKVEAAIELKNQILVKIYNRKALDPQQVIDETLEVGEKLKPLIADTRLMLNVAHESGELILLEGSQGTLLDVDHGTYPFVTSSSPTAGGAASGSGLGPNRIDTIIGILKAYTTRVGSGPFPTELFDDKGEYLRKQGGEYGVTTGRTRRCGWFDAVIARYAARVNGITDFFLTKLDVLSGLDTVPICVGYDIDGKRYDDMPMTQTDFHHAKPIYEEMPGWFEDITHCRTFGELPQAAQDYVNRLEELSGAQVSVIGVGPGREENVVVRDLA from the coding sequence ATGCCTGCAATTGTGCTCATAGGCGCGCAGTGGGGCGACGAAGGTAAGGGCAAGGCGACTGATCTGCTTGGTGGCAAGGTCAAGTATGTCGTGCGCTATCAGGGTGGCAACAATGCCGGCCACACTGTCGTAACCCCTGACGGCGAGAAGTTCGCGTTGCACCTCATTCCATCGGGCATCTTGACCCCCGGATGTACGCCGGTCATCGGTAACGGTGTTGTCGTCGATCCGCACGTGCTCGTCGATGAGATGGCGGGGCTGGCCGCACGCGGCGTCGACGTCGCGCAGATCAAGCTCTCCGCCGATGCGCACCTGATCATGCCGTATCACGTAGCGATGGACAAAGTGTCCGAGCGTTACCTGGGCAACGCGAAGATCGGTACGACGGGGCGTGGGATCGGGCCGTGCTACCAGGACAAGATCGCACGGATCGGCGTACGCGTGCAGGATCTGCTCGACCCGAGCATCCTGGCGCAGAAGGTCGAGGCCGCGATCGAGCTGAAGAATCAGATCCTGGTCAAGATCTACAACCGCAAGGCGCTGGACCCGCAGCAGGTCATCGACGAGACCCTCGAGGTCGGCGAGAAGCTCAAGCCCCTCATCGCGGACACGCGGCTGATGCTCAACGTCGCACACGAGAGCGGCGAGCTCATTTTGCTCGAAGGTTCGCAGGGCACCTTGCTGGATGTCGACCATGGCACCTATCCGTTTGTGACGTCATCCTCGCCGACGGCGGGCGGCGCGGCCTCCGGCAGCGGCCTTGGCCCTAACCGGATCGACACGATCATCGGCATCCTCAAGGCCTACACGACTCGCGTGGGCTCCGGACCATTCCCGACCGAGCTCTTCGACGACAAGGGTGAGTACCTACGCAAACAGGGCGGCGAGTACGGCGTCACCACCGGGCGCACTCGCCGCTGCGGCTGGTTCGACGCGGTGATCGCCCGATACGCCGCGCGGGTCAACGGCATCACCGACTTCTTCCTGACGAAGCTCGACGTGCTGTCTGGACTCGACACCGTGCCGATCTGCGTCGGTTACGACATCGATGGCAAGCGGTACGACGACATGCCGATGACGCAGACCGATTTCCACCACGCGAAGCCGATCTACGAAGAGATGCCCGGCTGGTTCGAGGACATCACGCACTGCCGCACCTTCGGGGAGTTGCCGCAGGCCGCGCAGGACTACGTCAACCGTCTCGAGGAGCTTTCCGGAGCGCAGGTCAGCGTGATCGGCGTCGGCCCGGGCCGCGAAGAAAACGTCGTGGTGCGCGATCTAGCCTGA
- a CDS encoding ABC transporter ATP-binding protein, whose amino-acid sequence MDDARDPLIALDDVHVTFKTLAGEVEALTGVSFDIHANETVAVVGESGSGKSVTALAIMGLLDGGGVSSGQVISGGRNLAALGEKQLRKVRGSEIAMIFQDPMTCLDPLYTVGNQVVEAVRLHTDLSKKDATARAVELLGQVGIPDPDKRIKSYPHQLSGGQRQRVMIALALACKPRLLIADEPTTALDVTVEAQILQLLRDLQKEYQMAILLVTHDMGVVAEMADRVVVFYAGQVVEQGLVNEVLRDPQHPYTTALFEGIPTPHTDRSEPLTAIPGAVPSLRELPSGCRFNPRCRLAFDKCTSGDVPLFLLDGNRQSRCWLAEGDSASRPADFAVGAEAAR is encoded by the coding sequence GTGGATGACGCGCGAGATCCATTAATCGCACTCGACGACGTACACGTCACTTTTAAGACGCTGGCTGGGGAGGTCGAGGCTCTCACCGGGGTTTCGTTTGACATCCACGCCAACGAGACTGTGGCGGTCGTCGGCGAGTCCGGTTCCGGCAAGAGCGTGACGGCGCTAGCCATCATGGGCCTTCTTGATGGCGGCGGCGTGTCGTCCGGCCAGGTCATCAGCGGCGGGCGCAACCTCGCCGCCCTCGGCGAGAAGCAGTTGCGCAAGGTGCGCGGCAGCGAGATCGCGATGATCTTCCAGGATCCAATGACGTGCCTTGACCCGCTCTATACGGTCGGCAACCAGGTTGTTGAGGCGGTCCGGCTGCATACCGACCTGTCCAAGAAAGACGCGACCGCGCGGGCTGTGGAACTCCTGGGCCAGGTCGGCATCCCGGACCCGGACAAGCGGATCAAGTCGTATCCCCACCAGCTGTCCGGTGGCCAGCGCCAACGCGTGATGATCGCGCTCGCCCTCGCATGCAAGCCGCGACTGTTAATCGCGGACGAGCCAACCACCGCCCTGGATGTGACGGTCGAGGCCCAGATCCTGCAACTGTTGCGAGATTTGCAGAAGGAATACCAGATGGCGATCCTGCTCGTCACCCACGACATGGGTGTCGTCGCGGAGATGGCCGACCGGGTGGTCGTCTTCTACGCCGGTCAGGTCGTCGAGCAAGGTCTGGTAAACGAGGTCCTGCGAGATCCACAACATCCTTATACGACGGCGCTCTTCGAGGGAATCCCGACGCCGCACACCGACCGCTCAGAGCCGCTCACGGCGATTCCCGGTGCGGTCCCGAGCTTGCGTGAGCTGCCGTCTGGTTGTCGGTTCAACCCGCGCTGCCGGCTCGCGTTCGACAAGTGCACCAGTGGCGATGTGCCGCTGTTCTTGCTGGACGGTAACCGGCAGAGCCGATGCTGGCTGGCCGAGGGTGATAGTGCCTCACGGCCGGCCGACTTCGCAGTCGGAGCGGAGGCGGCACGATGA
- a CDS encoding IclR family transcriptional regulator domain-containing protein, producing MTEEADSRRHYVQSLARGLTVLGCFDADHQQRTLSSVAAATGLTRASARRFLLTLVDLGYVARDGDQFSLRPAVLNIGRAYLSMLTLPELAEPHMRALSTEIGEAVSLCILDEGDAVVVAQSRPGRSGLVSTSIGSRLHANSSAAGRCLLAGLSEDDLIGWLRNAEIPKLTKHTNVNKSEILDAIRAVRRAGYSVVDEEFRMGISAIAMPIYQASDTPTAAITLSARSRRVSAEALVQKMLPKLQLTAHAIESDLARRSYERQHPDPVGNRYQPN from the coding sequence GTGACGGAGGAGGCAGACTCGCGGCGGCACTATGTGCAGTCGCTCGCCAGAGGACTAACGGTGCTCGGCTGCTTCGACGCCGACCACCAACAGCGAACGTTGAGCAGCGTCGCGGCCGCGACAGGGCTCACACGGGCCTCGGCGCGCAGGTTTCTGCTGACCCTCGTCGACCTTGGGTACGTCGCTCGCGACGGCGATCAGTTCTCGCTGCGCCCAGCGGTGCTCAATATCGGACGCGCCTACCTCTCGATGCTGACCCTGCCCGAACTTGCCGAGCCGCATATGCGAGCGCTTTCGACCGAGATCGGCGAGGCGGTCAGCCTGTGCATCCTGGACGAAGGGGACGCCGTCGTCGTTGCACAAAGCCGGCCGGGACGCAGCGGCCTCGTCTCAACGTCGATCGGCAGTCGGCTGCACGCCAACTCCTCGGCGGCCGGCCGCTGCCTGCTGGCCGGGCTGAGCGAGGATGACCTGATCGGATGGCTGCGGAACGCCGAGATTCCCAAGCTGACGAAGCACACGAACGTCAATAAGTCAGAGATCCTCGACGCGATCCGCGCCGTACGCCGAGCCGGTTACAGCGTGGTCGACGAAGAGTTCCGGATGGGAATCAGCGCGATCGCGATGCCGATCTATCAGGCCTCCGACACCCCGACCGCCGCGATTACCCTGTCGGCGCGCTCGCGGAGGGTCTCCGCGGAAGCGCTTGTCCAGAAGATGTTGCCTAAGCTTCAGCTGACCGCCCATGCGATCGAGTCCGACCTCGCGCGACGTTCGTACGAACGTCAGCATCCAGATCCGGTCGGCAACCGCTACCAGCCCAATTGA
- a CDS encoding ABC transporter ATP-binding protein, producing MSAQTSGDVAATAPGDERPTLLKADRLVKHFPIHRGILKRTVGQVKAVDGVSFTVGRGETVGLVGESGCGKSTVARMVTRLIEPTSGSITFDGADLVSLPRADLKAYRRKIQMVFQDPFSSLNPRMRIVDSVGEPLVAHGIASGQDKVRRVCELLEMVGLSAKDRNKYPHQFSGGQAQRIGIARALSTDPDLIVCDEAVSSLDVSVQAQVLNLLRQLQRELGLSYLFIAHDLNVVRYISDRVFVMYLGRMVEVGDAESIMAAPQHPYTEALVGAIATPSGEGEERRIRAVAKGEVPSPSNPPKGCYFHTRCPLVMDRCRTEVPPLYNLGDDRSSACFLREKEAVS from the coding sequence ATGAGCGCACAGACATCCGGCGACGTCGCTGCAACGGCCCCGGGCGACGAGCGGCCCACGCTGCTCAAGGCCGACAGACTGGTGAAGCATTTCCCGATTCACCGGGGAATTCTGAAGCGGACAGTGGGACAGGTCAAGGCTGTCGATGGGGTCTCGTTCACCGTCGGTCGCGGCGAGACCGTCGGTTTGGTCGGGGAGTCCGGCTGTGGCAAGTCCACGGTCGCCCGAATGGTGACCAGGCTGATCGAGCCGACGAGCGGAAGCATCACGTTTGACGGTGCGGACCTTGTCTCGCTCCCACGCGCCGATCTCAAGGCTTATCGCCGCAAGATCCAGATGGTTTTCCAAGATCCGTTCAGCTCGCTTAACCCACGCATGCGGATCGTTGACTCGGTCGGTGAACCGCTTGTCGCGCACGGCATCGCGTCCGGTCAGGACAAGGTACGTCGGGTGTGCGAACTGTTGGAGATGGTCGGGCTTTCGGCGAAGGACCGCAACAAGTACCCCCACCAGTTCTCGGGCGGCCAGGCGCAGCGCATCGGTATCGCGCGAGCACTGTCGACCGACCCGGACCTCATCGTCTGCGACGAGGCGGTCAGTTCGCTCGACGTATCGGTGCAAGCACAGGTGCTCAACCTGCTGCGTCAGCTGCAAAGGGAGCTGGGGCTTTCCTACCTCTTCATTGCGCACGACCTCAACGTCGTGCGCTACATCTCCGATCGAGTGTTCGTGATGTATCTCGGCCGGATGGTCGAGGTCGGAGACGCCGAGAGCATCATGGCAGCTCCGCAGCACCCTTACACCGAGGCGCTGGTGGGCGCGATCGCCACGCCGTCGGGTGAAGGGGAGGAGCGCCGGATCAGGGCCGTCGCCAAGGGTGAGGTGCCGAGTCCGAGCAACCCGCCCAAGGGTTGCTATTTCCACACCCGCTGTCCGCTGGTGATGGACCGCTGCCGCACCGAGGTGCCGCCGCTTTACAACCTTGGCGATGACAGGTCGTCGGCCTGTTTCTTGCGTGAGAAAGAGGCGGTGTCCTGA
- a CDS encoding ABC transporter permease, which translates to MAAYAVRRALYGILVIFLVAVFVFFALRAVPGDVVRLQLADSPGVTEADIAKRTAELGLDRPLFTQLFSFLGNAFVGDFGRSFQDNQNVMSMIGERLPITLELGIMALLIGLLLGVPIGLISSLRPNGALDQSLRVVSVAGLSIPNFWLGLMLITYIALIFGWSPPINYQGPTQDLGANFAQLILPAIALGATVMASIARMLRSSLLEVMQSNYVRTVRARGASRSSVLLKHATRNSMVPVFTVMGLQVGAILGGTVILEKIFSIPGMGSMIFEAVQMRDYPVILGSVVVYGAVFVFVNILVDLMYGVIDPRVRFK; encoded by the coding sequence ATGGCTGCATACGCTGTACGTCGTGCGCTGTACGGCATCCTCGTCATCTTCCTCGTCGCGGTGTTCGTGTTCTTCGCGTTGCGCGCGGTGCCCGGTGACGTCGTACGCCTCCAACTGGCCGACTCCCCGGGGGTGACCGAGGCGGACATCGCTAAACGCACCGCCGAGCTCGGGCTGGACAGGCCGCTGTTCACGCAGCTGTTCAGCTTTCTCGGTAATGCTTTCGTCGGTGACTTCGGACGCAGCTTCCAGGACAACCAGAACGTGATGTCGATGATCGGTGAACGGCTGCCGATCACCCTGGAGCTGGGGATCATGGCTCTGCTGATTGGCCTGCTCCTTGGCGTGCCGATCGGGTTGATCTCGTCGCTGCGCCCCAACGGCGCGCTGGATCAGAGCCTCCGCGTGGTGTCCGTCGCCGGCCTGTCGATCCCGAACTTCTGGCTCGGCCTGATGCTGATCACGTACATCGCGTTGATATTTGGCTGGTCGCCGCCGATCAACTACCAGGGCCCGACGCAGGACCTCGGTGCCAACTTCGCGCAGCTCATCTTGCCGGCGATCGCGCTTGGCGCGACGGTGATGGCGAGTATTGCGCGAATGCTCAGATCCTCGCTGCTGGAGGTCATGCAGTCCAATTACGTGCGCACGGTCCGGGCCCGGGGAGCGTCACGATCGAGCGTGCTGCTCAAGCATGCGACCCGCAACTCGATGGTGCCGGTATTCACCGTGATGGGTCTGCAGGTCGGCGCCATCCTCGGCGGCACGGTCATCCTCGAGAAGATTTTCTCGATTCCCGGTATGGGTTCGATGATCTTCGAGGCAGTGCAGATGCGTGATTACCCGGTGATCCTGGGCAGCGTTGTCGTCTATGGTGCGGTCTTCGTGTTCGTCAACATCCTTGTCGACCTGATGTACGGCGTCATCGACCCGCGCGTCCGATTCAAGTAG
- a CDS encoding MFS transporter, with protein MKFSYVRELDDYPLGGRRMKILTMAVLASLICSYEGVIAPIVTLLLHDLNMDLATYGSISAAAAIVGAFAGLYGGHLTDKVGRVKLLVPLMLLTSLLCFAMTLVHSPTQLLYARIIMAFIDGIAIASTAPLVRDFSPRMGRAQAFGFWTWGPVGANFIAAAIAAATLPLFNDSWRSQFIIMGCISFVASIAIALNIAELSPTLRATILKTELQAMGKADETTPARFRDLLPHKVIWAHCVGIAFWLVLYLTLTVYGQTMLEQTFDRTPAEASQIMMAFWIVDLGTVILFGRWSDKIQLRRIFSIVGTVVSLVLLTFLIVLMGDANTSNLTLMVTGALLGSAMGAAYSPWMANYSENAEDIDPRLQGTAFGLFSFVIKVILVAVLIVAPLVVAAANWQAWIIVTAVCMALFGIASVFFKGPWFNAKNQPPTGDTVEDVAVPVAEIPVEEIPVGTR; from the coding sequence ATGAAATTCTCGTACGTTCGCGAACTTGATGACTACCCACTGGGTGGCCGACGAATGAAGATCCTGACAATGGCGGTGCTTGCCAGTCTGATCTGTTCCTACGAAGGCGTGATCGCGCCGATTGTCACGCTGCTGTTGCATGACCTCAACATGGACCTGGCGACGTATGGCTCGATCTCGGCAGCCGCTGCGATAGTCGGCGCGTTTGCCGGACTCTACGGCGGTCATCTCACCGACAAGGTCGGACGGGTGAAGCTTCTGGTGCCGCTCATGTTGCTCACCAGCCTACTGTGCTTTGCCATGACCCTCGTTCACTCGCCAACTCAGCTGCTCTACGCGCGGATCATCATGGCATTCATCGACGGCATCGCGATCGCGAGCACCGCACCGCTAGTACGCGACTTCTCGCCGCGCATGGGCCGCGCGCAGGCCTTCGGCTTCTGGACCTGGGGTCCGGTCGGGGCCAACTTCATTGCCGCGGCGATCGCCGCGGCAACACTGCCGCTGTTCAACGACTCCTGGCGTTCCCAGTTCATCATCATGGGTTGCATATCGTTCGTCGCCTCGATCGCGATCGCCCTCAACATCGCCGAACTTTCGCCGACCCTGCGCGCGACGATCCTCAAGACCGAACTCCAGGCAATGGGCAAAGCGGACGAAACCACGCCGGCTAGATTCAGAGACCTGTTGCCGCACAAGGTCATCTGGGCACACTGCGTAGGAATCGCGTTCTGGCTCGTGCTCTATCTGACGCTGACCGTCTATGGCCAAACGATGCTCGAACAAACCTTTGACCGTACGCCGGCCGAGGCCTCCCAGATCATGATGGCGTTCTGGATCGTGGATCTCGGGACCGTCATCCTGTTCGGGCGGTGGTCGGACAAGATTCAGCTACGACGTATCTTCTCAATCGTCGGTACTGTGGTTTCGCTCGTGCTGCTGACGTTCCTCATCGTGCTCATGGGGGATGCGAATACCTCCAACCTCACGCTGATGGTCACCGGTGCGCTACTCGGGTCGGCGATGGGGGCGGCGTACAGCCCGTGGATGGCCAACTACTCGGAAAACGCCGAAGATATCGATCCGCGTCTGCAGGGCACAGCGTTTGGGCTCTTCTCATTCGTCATCAAGGTGATCCTCGTGGCCGTGCTTATCGTCGCACCGCTCGTCGTCGCGGCCGCAAACTGGCAGGCGTGGATCATCGTCACGGCGGTCTGCATGGCGCTGTTCGGTATCGCCAGCGTCTTCTTCAAAGGCCCCTGGTTCAACGCTAAGAACCAGCCACCCACTGGCGATACCGTCGAGGACGTGGCAGTGCCTGTCGCGGAAATCCCCGTTGAGGAGATCCCCGTCGGGACTCGCTAG
- a CDS encoding ABC transporter permease, translating to MTEISTAPGLASEVAVDAPAAGPDTPKQRKEGRSLGRFIRTQPLGAIALLLIAIFVIAAIFAPLIAPFSPTEQFRTQFSKPPGGDFIMGTDHLGRDVFSRVLYGARTSLIISVVTVVAAGTIGIVLGTVSGYFGGRWVDTVFQRVMDTLMAIPGLVLLLFIAALLGASVRNTIIALSLLVIPAFNRVARGEMLRIREEPYVEAAKVNGCSTLRILVKHGLPNQAAPLMVIASLMFAIVIIAESSLSFLGIGTPPPTPSWGLMLADGRLYMETAPWMVVYPGLILTIAVLAFNLLGDALRDFLDPKRSR from the coding sequence ATGACCGAAATTTCTACCGCACCCGGCCTTGCCAGCGAGGTAGCCGTCGATGCGCCAGCGGCGGGCCCAGACACTCCGAAGCAACGTAAGGAGGGTCGCTCGCTGGGTCGGTTTATCCGCACTCAGCCGCTGGGTGCGATCGCGTTGCTGTTGATCGCGATCTTCGTCATCGCGGCGATATTCGCGCCGCTGATTGCGCCATTCTCGCCGACCGAGCAGTTCCGGACCCAGTTCAGCAAACCGCCCGGCGGCGACTTCATCATGGGCACCGATCATCTCGGCCGCGACGTGTTTAGCCGGGTGCTGTACGGCGCGCGGACCTCACTGATCATCTCGGTCGTGACGGTCGTTGCCGCGGGCACGATCGGTATCGTGCTGGGCACGGTGTCCGGCTACTTCGGTGGTCGGTGGGTGGACACGGTGTTTCAGCGGGTCATGGACACGCTCATGGCGATTCCCGGTCTGGTGCTGCTGCTGTTCATCGCCGCACTGCTGGGCGCGAGTGTTCGTAACACGATTATTGCTCTGAGCCTGCTGGTGATCCCGGCGTTCAACCGCGTCGCTCGCGGCGAGATGTTGCGCATCCGAGAGGAGCCATATGTCGAGGCGGCGAAGGTCAACGGCTGCTCGACGTTGCGGATATTGGTGAAACACGGTCTGCCGAACCAGGCGGCGCCGCTGATGGTGATCGCCAGCTTGATGTTCGCGATCGTGATCATCGCCGAATCGTCGTTGAGCTTTCTCGGAATCGGTACCCCGCCGCCGACGCCGTCGTGGGGTCTGATGCTCGCTGATGGTCGCCTGTATATGGAAACAGCGCCGTGGATGGTCGTCTATCCCGGTCTGATCCTGACAATCGCCGTGCTGGCCTTCAACCTGCTCGGTGACGCGCTGCGCGACTTTCTCGACCCCAAGCGTTCGCGTTAG
- a CDS encoding ABC transporter substrate-binding protein, translating to MNQQKDAGPPQNGGVLRIATPADPPSLDPIKDPSYQTMYAIGYSYSKLIDYKIGKDVPFGTDELEGDLAEKWEMSDDGLTWTFHLRKGVKWQNVAPVSGREFTSKDVACTIAAIKERGHQKGDVSAVTSVDTPDDYTVVFNLDKPYPDMAYKLAGNNLWMLPCEGTSGQFNLQEQAIGTGPFILTEWAKDKSRTYVKNPDYYVKNKPYLDGVEYINIPDTAASVAALRTGKIDVVGTVTDMDTVNAVLKTNPDTYVTKELYSPAMFYMNMAEEPFQNLKVRQAISMAIDREGMMNTVRPGGALTGPVSSYAVGALSPEEVKKLQPYDVEAAKKLLTEAGYPDGFETTMMVTTGYGEVVVNEAQWVQEDLAKIGIKANIDVQDYGTYIGKSWPTKNYKSGQGLQTPWLTADDFLISMYYSKGTRNWYNINDPKLDEMILDQRSIMDPDKRNTELQDIQKYIIKNVMNPVMLYNYNALTLYGGYIHDIYPQPEYGYRHVMNMWMDETSPTRK from the coding sequence GTGAATCAGCAGAAGGATGCTGGTCCACCTCAAAACGGGGGCGTGTTAAGGATTGCGACGCCGGCTGACCCGCCGTCGTTGGATCCGATCAAGGACCCGTCGTATCAGACGATGTACGCGATCGGCTACTCCTACAGCAAATTGATCGACTACAAGATCGGCAAGGACGTGCCATTCGGCACCGACGAACTCGAGGGAGACCTGGCCGAGAAGTGGGAGATGTCCGACGACGGGCTGACGTGGACCTTCCACTTGCGTAAGGGCGTCAAGTGGCAGAACGTCGCGCCGGTCAGCGGCCGCGAGTTCACCTCTAAGGATGTAGCTTGCACGATCGCTGCGATCAAGGAACGCGGTCATCAAAAGGGTGATGTCAGCGCCGTGACGTCGGTCGACACGCCGGATGACTACACGGTGGTGTTCAACCTCGACAAGCCATATCCAGATATGGCCTACAAGCTGGCTGGCAACAACCTGTGGATGCTGCCGTGCGAGGGCACGTCCGGACAGTTCAACCTGCAGGAGCAGGCGATCGGCACCGGCCCGTTCATCCTCACGGAATGGGCGAAGGACAAGAGCCGCACCTATGTGAAGAACCCTGACTACTACGTCAAGAACAAGCCCTATCTTGACGGTGTCGAATACATCAACATCCCCGATACTGCCGCATCAGTGGCCGCGTTGCGTACCGGCAAGATCGATGTGGTCGGCACGGTGACTGACATGGACACGGTCAACGCGGTCTTGAAGACCAACCCTGACACTTACGTGACCAAAGAGCTCTACTCGCCGGCAATGTTCTACATGAACATGGCCGAGGAACCATTCCAAAATCTCAAGGTGCGCCAGGCAATCTCGATGGCGATCGACCGGGAGGGAATGATGAACACGGTTCGCCCGGGAGGCGCTCTGACCGGGCCGGTCAGTAGCTACGCCGTCGGCGCGCTGAGTCCCGAGGAGGTCAAGAAGCTGCAGCCGTACGACGTGGAGGCCGCGAAGAAGCTACTGACTGAGGCCGGCTATCCGGACGGCTTTGAGACCACGATGATGGTGACGACCGGCTACGGCGAGGTTGTGGTCAACGAGGCTCAGTGGGTCCAGGAGGACCTGGCGAAGATTGGTATTAAGGCCAACATCGACGTCCAGGACTATGGCACGTACATCGGCAAGAGCTGGCCCACGAAAAACTACAAGTCGGGTCAGGGCCTGCAGACGCCGTGGCTGACCGCGGACGACTTCCTGATCAGCATGTACTACTCCAAGGGCACCCGTAACTGGTACAACATCAACGATCCGAAGCTGGACGAGATGATCCTGGACCAGCGCTCGATCATGGATCCCGACAAGCGCAACACCGAGTTGCAAGACATCCAGAAGTACATCATCAAGAACGTCATGAACCCGGTAATGCTCTACAACTACAACGCACTCACGTTGTACGGCGGTTACATTCACGATATTTACCCGCAGCCCGAGTACGGCTACCGGCACGTGATGAACATGTGGATGGACGAGACCTCGCCTACCCGCAAGTAA